In one window of Acidimicrobiales bacterium DNA:
- a CDS encoding 3-deoxy-7-phosphoheptulonate synthase class II, with protein MKETWSPTSWRDFHAEQQPEWPDAHALEQTLKTLSVLPPLVFAGEARSLQHALSEVAAGEAFLLQAGDCAESFNDFTADSIRDKLKVILQMAVVLTYGAGVPVVKLGRIAGQFAKPRTSPTEVVDGRELPSFRGHIVNDDAPTEDARVPDPTRMLTAYHQSASTLNLLRAFTKGGFADLSQVHTWNQQFVARSTGGQQYEELAAEIERALRFMRACGINLGGETTLQQVEFWTSHEALVLGYEEAMTRRDSLTGDWYDTSAHLLWVGERTRQADGAHIEFLRGLSNPLGAKIGPAATPEEVVAVCRALDPDRVPGRLTLITRMGAGRVEGALPALLEAVREAGHPVVWACDPMHGNTYTSPGGRKTRHFDHVLAEIREFFGVCRQEGVWPGGVHVELTGDDVTECLGGTEEILENHLELRYTTTCDPRLNGSQSLDLAFQVADLLRR; from the coding sequence GTGAAGGAGACCTGGTCGCCGACAAGTTGGCGTGACTTTCATGCCGAACAGCAGCCGGAGTGGCCAGACGCGCACGCGCTCGAGCAGACGCTGAAGACGCTTTCCGTGCTGCCCCCCCTGGTCTTCGCTGGGGAGGCCCGCAGCCTCCAGCACGCCCTGTCCGAGGTCGCGGCGGGCGAGGCCTTCCTGTTGCAGGCGGGGGACTGCGCTGAGTCTTTCAACGACTTCACCGCCGACAGCATCCGCGACAAGCTCAAAGTGATCCTCCAGATGGCTGTCGTCCTCACCTACGGCGCCGGCGTGCCGGTGGTGAAACTCGGCCGGATCGCCGGCCAGTTCGCCAAGCCCCGCACCTCCCCGACCGAGGTCGTCGACGGGCGGGAGCTGCCGAGCTTCCGGGGCCACATCGTCAACGACGACGCCCCCACCGAGGACGCCCGCGTCCCCGACCCGACCCGGATGCTGACCGCCTACCACCAGTCCGCGTCGACGCTGAACCTGCTGCGGGCGTTCACGAAGGGCGGTTTCGCGGATCTGTCGCAGGTGCACACGTGGAACCAGCAGTTCGTCGCCCGCAGCACCGGCGGCCAGCAGTACGAGGAGCTGGCCGCCGAGATCGAGCGTGCGTTGCGGTTCATGCGCGCGTGCGGCATCAACCTGGGCGGCGAGACGACCCTGCAGCAGGTGGAGTTCTGGACCAGCCACGAAGCGCTCGTGCTCGGGTACGAGGAGGCGATGACGAGGCGGGACTCGTTGACCGGGGACTGGTACGACACGTCCGCACACCTGCTGTGGGTCGGTGAGCGCACCAGGCAGGCCGACGGGGCGCACATCGAGTTCCTGCGCGGCCTGTCGAACCCGTTGGGGGCGAAGATCGGTCCGGCCGCAACGCCCGAAGAGGTCGTCGCGGTCTGCCGGGCGTTGGACCCCGACCGGGTGCCGGGCCGCCTGACGCTGATCACCCGGATGGGCGCGGGACGGGTCGAAGGCGCACTGCCGGCGCTGCTCGAGGCCGTCCGCGAAGCGGGCCATCCGGTGGTCTGGGCGTGCGACCCGATGCACGGCAACACCTACACGAGCCCGGGAGGGCGCAAAACCCGGCATTTCGACCATGTCCTCGCCGAGATCCGGGAGTTCTTCGGGGTGTGCCGCCAGGAGGGGGTTTGGCCGGGCGGGGTCCACGTCGAGCTCACCGGCGACGACGTGACGGAGTGCCTCGGCGGGACCGAGGAGATCCTCGAGAACCATCTGGAGCTGCGCTACACGACTACCTGCGACCCCCGCCTCAACGGGAGCCAGTCGCTCGACCTGGCCTTTCAGGTAGCGGACCTGTTGCGGCGCTAG
- a CDS encoding glucosaminidase domain-containing protein, translating to MKRRSGPSGHPGRRAAALLAVTGILPFGGVLVGVAAGATVAALAAPTAGWASPGIAGDGTSGGTTATTTPPPTLPGVGSTTTTTPPTTAPPGSGGGSGPTTTSPSGSGGGVPNVPTGGPPTTAPPKPGTPPPPPPSPDPILTAVDADMTQLTAISEYPQAVNDVTAKQQAVTAAVAGLQSAQSVLTSAQTAQASASRRVETANQRLEHLAIAAYIGLGYATPAAGPQGVGASGIGTVDTPGGLTGTDASDAQEMLRLVAQRIRSEVTHTHRALDQAKQATQQATNGVNQAQANVATAQTALQDSQAALAVLTKAATVPGVAAQIGLLGLPSVDGTAPPGGAASQTAAAKPAGQPLPGAVDAAASQPAQPLSPSILGPSLLTGDDLAAWFASTGHTANTTVPMPQLATDYQTAGAATGVRFDVAFAQSVVETGYFSFPAGGQLTPADNNFAGIGACDSCAHGWHFPDAQTGVSAQLQLLEAYASPQPVATPLIGSVGVGGCCRDWMALAGKWATSTVYGISIMTIYQQMLAWAIPQHLLAAGLTAPAAPAVAVGPSLAQLPTAGSAH from the coding sequence TTGAAAAGGCGATCAGGCCCTTCGGGCCATCCCGGCCGGCGTGCGGCGGCCCTGCTGGCGGTCACGGGGATTCTCCCCTTCGGAGGAGTCCTCGTGGGAGTGGCCGCGGGCGCGACCGTCGCGGCTCTGGCCGCGCCAACCGCTGGCTGGGCCTCGCCGGGGATCGCAGGCGACGGGACCTCCGGCGGCACCACGGCCACCACCACCCCGCCGCCGACGCTGCCGGGCGTCGGCAGCACGACGACTACCACCCCGCCGACGACCGCCCCTCCCGGGTCGGGCGGCGGGTCGGGGCCCACGACGACTTCGCCCAGCGGTTCGGGCGGCGGCGTGCCGAACGTGCCGACCGGCGGCCCCCCGACCACGGCACCACCCAAGCCCGGCACCCCGCCCCCGCCCCCACCGAGTCCGGACCCGATCCTCACAGCAGTCGACGCCGACATGACGCAGCTGACTGCAATCAGCGAATACCCCCAGGCCGTCAACGACGTCACCGCCAAGCAGCAAGCCGTCACCGCCGCGGTCGCCGGATTGCAGTCGGCGCAATCGGTTCTCACCTCCGCGCAGACAGCCCAGGCCTCGGCCTCCCGGCGCGTGGAAACCGCCAACCAGCGGCTGGAGCACCTCGCGATCGCCGCCTACATCGGTCTCGGATACGCCACTCCCGCCGCTGGACCTCAAGGCGTGGGAGCCAGCGGGATCGGCACCGTCGACACCCCCGGCGGCCTGACAGGCACCGACGCCAGCGACGCCCAGGAAATGCTGCGCCTCGTCGCGCAGCGCATCCGCAGCGAGGTGACCCACACCCACCGCGCGCTCGACCAGGCCAAGCAAGCGACACAGCAGGCGACCAACGGAGTGAACCAGGCGCAGGCGAACGTGGCCACCGCGCAGACCGCCCTGCAGGACAGCCAGGCCGCCCTCGCGGTGCTCACCAAGGCGGCGACCGTTCCAGGCGTCGCCGCGCAGATCGGGCTGCTGGGCCTGCCATCCGTGGACGGAACTGCGCCACCCGGCGGTGCCGCATCGCAAACCGCCGCCGCGAAGCCAGCCGGGCAGCCCCTCCCGGGTGCGGTCGACGCCGCCGCGAGCCAACCGGCGCAGCCCCTGTCGCCCTCGATCCTCGGGCCCTCCCTCCTGACCGGTGACGACCTGGCCGCCTGGTTCGCGAGCACCGGCCACACTGCGAACACCACGGTGCCAATGCCGCAACTCGCGACCGACTACCAGACCGCCGGTGCCGCCACCGGTGTGCGATTCGATGTCGCGTTCGCACAGTCGGTCGTGGAGACCGGGTACTTCTCGTTCCCCGCCGGCGGACAGCTCACGCCGGCGGACAACAACTTCGCCGGCATCGGCGCGTGCGACAGCTGCGCCCACGGCTGGCACTTCCCCGACGCGCAGACGGGCGTGAGCGCGCAGCTGCAGCTGCTCGAAGCGTACGCATCGCCCCAACCGGTGGCGACGCCTCTGATCGGCTCAGTCGGGGTCGGCGGTTGCTGTCGCGACTGGATGGCGCTGGCGGGCAAGTGGGCTACCAGCACCGTGTACGGCATCTCGATCATGACCATCTACCAGCAGATGCTGGCGTGGGCGATCCCCCAGCACCTCCTCGCGGCCGGGCTGACCGCTCCGGCGGCGCCGGCGGTCGCGGTCGGGCCGAGCCTGGCCCAGCTGCCGACCGCCGGCTCAGCCCACTGA
- a CDS encoding nitrite/sulfite reductase, whose translation METETREIDPELAADIAKFRRLLADHLADRVDEDSFRVFRLNNGIYGQRQQGHNQMVRVKLPYGNVSPEQLELLGSVADRYSRGWGHITTRQNIQFHFVQLETVPDLLEELAQAGLTTREACGDTVRNVMGCHLAGACPFEVLDISPWAEATFRYFLHHPYAQRLPRKFKINFSGCVTDCGQAMFNDVGVVAVSRPRSDGTLEPGFRVFIAGGLGANPHPAQALEEFTAREDLLPTIEAVLRTFDHFGNRYNKLRARLKWVVDELGIEELRRRVLRERQLLLASSSWPGGIPELVQELGDEPAGVSTAVQPTPMGVPVMLRVSPKADPYTRWESTNVVVGVAKGTVSAIAYARLGDITSDQFRALASIVRDFGVTVRTTNRQNLVFRGLSSEQLQDLYRRLDEIGMAQPGAELARDVVSCPGADTCNLAVTQSRGLAEDIGRALEEAGLADVGGIRINISGCTNSCGQHHVADIGFHGAERRANGRQAPGYQLLLGGHLSNTEVQFAQRALRLPAKAAAEATVRLVGRFAEERDAGEPFAEWMQRVGGAKVLATELKDLDEWPDPEERPDYYIDFGETGPYVAEVGEGECAAG comes from the coding sequence GTGGAGACCGAGACCAGAGAGATCGATCCCGAGCTCGCGGCGGACATCGCCAAGTTCAGGCGCCTGTTGGCCGACCACCTGGCGGACCGGGTTGACGAGGACTCCTTCCGGGTCTTCCGGCTCAACAACGGCATTTACGGCCAGCGCCAGCAGGGCCACAACCAGATGGTCCGGGTGAAGCTCCCCTACGGGAACGTCTCGCCGGAGCAGCTCGAGCTGCTCGGCTCCGTCGCGGACCGCTACAGCCGTGGGTGGGGCCACATCACCACCCGGCAGAACATCCAGTTCCACTTCGTGCAGCTGGAGACGGTCCCGGACCTGCTCGAGGAGCTGGCGCAGGCCGGCCTGACGACGCGTGAGGCGTGCGGAGACACCGTCCGCAACGTCATGGGCTGCCACCTCGCCGGCGCCTGCCCGTTCGAGGTGCTCGACATCAGCCCTTGGGCGGAGGCGACGTTCCGCTACTTCCTCCACCATCCGTACGCGCAGCGGTTGCCGCGCAAGTTCAAGATCAACTTCTCCGGTTGCGTGACCGACTGCGGTCAGGCGATGTTCAACGACGTGGGCGTCGTTGCGGTCTCCCGGCCGCGCTCAGACGGAACGCTCGAGCCGGGTTTCCGGGTGTTCATCGCCGGCGGTCTCGGCGCCAACCCGCACCCCGCGCAGGCTCTCGAAGAGTTCACCGCCCGCGAGGACCTGCTGCCGACGATCGAGGCGGTGCTGCGGACGTTCGACCACTTCGGCAACCGCTACAACAAGCTGCGCGCCCGCCTGAAGTGGGTCGTCGACGAGCTCGGCATCGAAGAGCTCCGCCGGCGGGTCCTCCGCGAGCGCCAGCTGCTGCTCGCCTCGTCGAGCTGGCCCGGCGGGATCCCCGAGCTCGTTCAGGAGCTCGGCGACGAGCCGGCCGGCGTGTCGACCGCGGTGCAGCCGACCCCCATGGGAGTTCCCGTCATGTTGCGGGTCAGCCCGAAGGCAGATCCTTACACCCGCTGGGAGTCGACCAACGTCGTCGTGGGCGTGGCCAAGGGCACGGTGTCCGCGATCGCTTACGCCCGCCTCGGGGACATCACATCCGACCAGTTCCGGGCGCTCGCGTCGATCGTGCGCGACTTCGGCGTGACCGTGCGCACCACCAACCGGCAGAACCTCGTCTTCCGCGGTCTGTCCTCGGAACAGCTGCAGGACCTGTACCGGCGCCTCGACGAGATCGGAATGGCTCAACCGGGTGCCGAGCTCGCCCGTGACGTCGTCTCCTGCCCCGGCGCCGACACCTGCAACCTCGCCGTGACTCAGAGCCGGGGTCTCGCCGAGGACATCGGGCGCGCCCTGGAAGAAGCGGGACTGGCCGACGTCGGCGGGATCCGCATCAACATCTCCGGTTGCACCAACAGCTGCGGGCAGCACCACGTCGCGGACATCGGCTTCCATGGAGCGGAGCGCCGTGCGAACGGCCGGCAGGCCCCGGGTTACCAGCTGCTGCTCGGCGGCCACCTGAGCAACACCGAGGTCCAGTTCGCCCAGCGCGCCCTGCGACTGCCGGCGAAGGCTGCCGCGGAGGCGACGGTGCGGCTGGTGGGTCGTTTTGCCGAGGAGAGGGACGCGGGCGAGCCGTTCGCCGAGTGGATGCAACGAGTCGGCGGCGCCAAGGTCCTCGCCACCGAGCTCAAGGATCTCGACGAGTGGCCTGATCCCGAGGAGCGGCCCGACTACTACATCGACTTCGGCGAGACCGGCCCCTACGTGGCAGAAGTCGGTGAGGGCGAGTGCGCGGCGGGCTGA
- the nadD gene encoding nicotinate-nucleotide adenylyltransferase, which produces MGERIGIFGGTFDPIHVGHLVAAINAKHALGLDRVVLMVANVPWQKAESRAVSTASDRLALVAAAVGDVPGLEAGRMEIERGGESFTADTLAQWHEENPADELFLIVGWDVAGELATWERGDQIRRLSTLVIVNRPGSGRPRALEEEGWRVAEVTVPNLEISSTDLRARAANGRPLDYLIPEAAVHCIRERRMYAGDR; this is translated from the coding sequence ATGGGCGAGCGGATCGGGATATTCGGTGGCACTTTCGACCCGATCCACGTTGGCCACCTCGTAGCGGCCATCAACGCCAAGCATGCGCTGGGTCTCGACCGCGTGGTGCTCATGGTCGCCAACGTCCCCTGGCAGAAGGCCGAGTCCCGCGCGGTGAGTACCGCAAGTGACCGGCTCGCGTTGGTGGCGGCCGCCGTCGGCGACGTTCCCGGGCTCGAAGCAGGCCGCATGGAGATCGAGCGCGGCGGGGAGTCTTTTACGGCGGACACCCTTGCGCAATGGCACGAGGAGAACCCCGCAGACGAGCTGTTCCTCATAGTCGGGTGGGATGTCGCCGGTGAGCTCGCCACCTGGGAGCGCGGTGACCAGATCCGCCGGCTGTCGACCCTGGTGATCGTGAACCGGCCCGGGTCGGGCCGCCCGAGGGCCCTGGAGGAGGAGGGGTGGCGGGTCGCAGAGGTGACCGTCCCGAACCTCGAGATCTCCAGCACCGACCTGCGCGCCCGTGCCGCGAACGGTCGCCCGCTCGACTATCTGATCCCCGAGGCCGCAGTCCACTGCATCAGGGAGCGGCGAATGTACGCTGGGGATAGATGA
- a CDS encoding phosphoadenylyl-sulfate reductase translates to MSTLVGTGTHLHAPAFSHAELASLNREFETAPAQAVIEWAVEQFHPFMCLSASMTDAVLIDLAVKVEPSIEVVFIDTGYHFPETLETVENVRRHYGLNLRVLTVAPQPVELWKKDPANCCSSSKVEQLDRALAGKLAWMSGLRRAEAPTRASAPIVARDLRGLVKVNPIAAWTDLDVDGYIADHGVPHNPLRDRGYPSIGCMPCTKPVGDGEHKRSGRWAGQDKTECGLHT, encoded by the coding sequence GTGAGCACCCTGGTCGGCACCGGGACCCATCTCCACGCGCCGGCGTTCAGCCATGCAGAGCTCGCGTCTTTGAACCGGGAGTTCGAGACGGCGCCGGCGCAGGCGGTGATCGAGTGGGCCGTCGAGCAGTTCCACCCGTTCATGTGCCTTTCGGCGTCGATGACCGACGCGGTGCTCATCGACCTGGCGGTCAAGGTCGAGCCCTCGATCGAAGTGGTGTTCATCGACACCGGCTATCACTTCCCCGAGACGCTCGAGACCGTCGAGAACGTCCGGCGCCACTACGGGCTCAACCTGCGGGTGCTCACCGTCGCTCCCCAGCCGGTCGAGCTGTGGAAGAAGGACCCGGCCAACTGCTGCTCGAGCTCGAAGGTGGAGCAGCTCGACCGCGCGCTCGCCGGCAAGCTGGCATGGATGAGCGGGCTCCGCAGGGCAGAAGCGCCGACCCGGGCTAGCGCCCCCATCGTCGCCCGCGATCTGAGGGGCTTGGTGAAGGTCAACCCGATCGCCGCGTGGACCGATCTAGATGTGGATGGGTACATCGCCGACCACGGAGTCCCTCACAACCCGCTGCGCGACCGGGGCTACCCGTCCATCGGGTGCATGCCCTGCACCAAGCCGGTCGGGGACGGCGAGCACAAGCGCTCCGGGCGTTGGGCCGGCCAGGACAAGACGGAGTGCGGCCTGCACACCTGA
- a CDS encoding diguanylate cyclase, producing MSFRVRIPLPGRRRAAELKAALKAVEALSGEVGDLRSEIDDLRMENDLLAHSVLIDVHTGLANAAAFELDHLQLNARRRRSDQPYSILLGQIDHGDSGDSATPEDNDARLLAVAEVFKASVRQGDRAYCCDQNRLAVLLAGSDLKQAVAAGERFRSRVENAGIVDCSNPLGVVTVTVGVIEAGYRHEAAKDVFVEVEALVSEGGAAGSNQLLWPH from the coding sequence ATGAGCTTCAGGGTTCGGATTCCTCTACCCGGCCGGCGGCGCGCTGCCGAACTGAAAGCGGCGCTCAAAGCGGTCGAGGCGCTCAGCGGCGAGGTCGGCGATCTCAGGTCCGAGATCGACGACCTGCGCATGGAGAACGACCTACTCGCTCACTCGGTGCTCATCGACGTGCACACCGGGCTTGCGAACGCGGCCGCATTCGAACTCGATCACTTGCAGCTCAACGCCCGCCGGCGCCGCTCGGATCAGCCCTACTCAATACTGCTGGGACAAATCGACCACGGGGACAGCGGCGACAGTGCGACGCCGGAAGACAACGACGCGAGGCTCCTTGCGGTGGCCGAGGTGTTCAAGGCGAGCGTCCGGCAGGGAGACCGCGCCTACTGCTGCGACCAGAACAGGCTCGCTGTCTTGCTGGCGGGCTCGGACCTAAAGCAGGCGGTCGCCGCCGGCGAACGGTTCCGGTCTCGCGTCGAGAACGCCGGCATCGTGGACTGCTCGAACCCGCTCGGGGTGGTGACCGTCACGGTCGGCGTCATCGAGGCCGGGTACCGGCACGAAGCAGCCAAGGATGTGTTCGTCGAGGTGGAGGCTCTCGTCTCCGAGGGCGGGGCAGCCGGCTCCAACCAGCTCCTCTGGCCGCACTGA
- a CDS encoding Tim44-like domain-containing protein, whose protein sequence is MSVLVTLSGLVERAGGGHSFGGGSSGGAGGFGGGGGGGFFFFGGGGGGGGAGGFSVLIIIAIVLFIFFGVIRPRMSRRIGGRGDPSVPDPVEGGTGAPVSPGGTQWSHDDAPAINSVRGDLFPGTAEHATHPESAAEGLAAITAHDPGFEQEAFLEQVQRTFFIVQEAWSQRQPNMSRQVMADGLWQQHKVQIQGYIDAHKRNVLEDLAVGNLTVIAAHSDTNYDTITVRVTAACADYDVDDNSGKIVRGNKRVEQWAEDWTFQRSSSATTKPTGGTLSAKCPNCGAPLDLDLAGECKYCKAPVSSGQYDWVLARIAQVPASY, encoded by the coding sequence ATGAGCGTTCTCGTCACGCTTTCCGGCTTGGTCGAGCGCGCCGGCGGAGGCCACAGTTTCGGCGGTGGTTCCAGCGGCGGCGCCGGCGGTTTCGGCGGCGGCGGAGGGGGAGGCTTCTTCTTCTTCGGCGGCGGTGGCGGCGGAGGGGGCGCCGGCGGCTTTTCGGTGCTGATCATCATCGCGATCGTGTTGTTCATCTTCTTCGGGGTGATCCGGCCGCGCATGAGCCGGCGAATCGGGGGGCGGGGGGATCCGTCGGTGCCGGACCCGGTTGAGGGCGGGACCGGCGCGCCGGTGTCCCCTGGCGGGACGCAGTGGTCCCACGACGACGCGCCGGCGATCAACTCGGTTCGCGGGGATCTTTTTCCTGGGACAGCCGAGCACGCCACCCATCCGGAGAGCGCGGCCGAGGGGCTCGCAGCCATTACCGCCCACGACCCCGGCTTCGAGCAAGAGGCCTTCCTCGAGCAGGTGCAGCGAACCTTCTTCATCGTCCAGGAGGCGTGGTCGCAGCGTCAGCCCAACATGAGCCGCCAAGTGATGGCCGACGGGCTGTGGCAGCAGCACAAGGTGCAGATCCAGGGTTACATCGACGCCCATAAGCGCAACGTGCTCGAGGACCTCGCCGTCGGGAACCTCACGGTCATCGCCGCGCACAGCGATACCAACTACGACACCATCACGGTACGGGTGACCGCCGCGTGCGCCGACTACGACGTGGACGACAACTCCGGGAAGATCGTGCGCGGCAACAAGCGCGTCGAGCAGTGGGCGGAGGACTGGACGTTCCAGCGCTCCTCGTCCGCGACGACCAAGCCCACCGGCGGCACGCTGTCGGCCAAGTGCCCCAACTGCGGGGCACCGCTCGACCTGGACCTCGCCGGCGAGTGCAAGTACTGCAAGGCGCCGGTCAGCTCAGGCCAGTACGACTGGGTCCTCGCGCGGATCGCCCAGGTACCTGCGTCCTACTGA
- the rsfS gene encoding ribosome silencing factor translates to MTAAPRDPETLDQVQEDCSVAARAAWSKGGGDTVILAVGKVLAITDAFVITSGNNPRMVRTIAEEVEAKVKAASARSPRSVEGLDDARWVLMDYGDFVVHIFLDEARDFYQFDRLWGDAERWAWDGGSEAAASARLAAGE, encoded by the coding sequence GTGACAGCAGCACCACGTGACCCGGAAACCCTCGACCAGGTGCAGGAGGACTGCTCGGTCGCCGCTCGGGCCGCGTGGTCCAAAGGTGGTGGCGACACGGTAATTCTCGCGGTCGGCAAAGTCCTTGCGATCACCGACGCGTTCGTGATCACCAGCGGCAACAACCCGAGGATGGTGCGCACCATCGCAGAGGAAGTCGAGGCGAAGGTGAAAGCGGCCAGTGCTCGCTCGCCGCGTTCAGTCGAAGGACTCGACGATGCGCGGTGGGTGTTGATGGACTACGGGGACTTCGTTGTCCATATCTTCCTGGACGAAGCGCGTGACTTCTACCAGTTCGATCGCCTCTGGGGCGACGCAGAGCGATGGGCATGGGACGGAGGCTCCGAGGCGGCAGCCTCTGCCCGCCTGGCCGCCGGCGAGTAA